A part of Pseudomonas sp. HR96 genomic DNA contains:
- a CDS encoding secretin N-terminal domain-containing protein has protein sequence MLRPLLAIWLLALCLPALAATQVIPLNYRTADDMLPIARNFIGHDGNVSAYGNQLIVNADPARISDLTTLLGQLDKPARRLLISVDTSDSNDQNGAGYSVNGSNGQTRIIQYGTANRSGGVQQVQATEGSPALIQVGQSIPLTTSQTDSYGYQQNSTQYRNVTQGFYVTASVTGEIVHLSISTNNDRVNANRQDVVDVQSTDTNVSGKLGEWITLAGVNEQSQANRNGQTRQYSTQGRNDMTLRVKVDAVD, from the coding sequence ATGCTGCGCCCCTTGCTCGCCATCTGGTTGTTGGCCCTCTGCCTGCCGGCGCTCGCCGCAACCCAGGTCATCCCCCTGAACTACCGCACCGCCGACGACATGCTGCCGATCGCGCGCAACTTCATCGGCCACGACGGCAACGTCAGCGCCTACGGCAACCAGCTGATCGTCAATGCCGACCCGGCGCGCATCAGCGACCTGACCACCCTGCTCGGCCAGCTCGACAAGCCCGCGCGGCGCCTGCTGATCAGTGTCGACACCAGCGACTCCAACGACCAGAACGGCGCTGGCTACAGCGTCAATGGCAGCAATGGCCAGACGCGGATCATCCAGTACGGCACCGCCAACCGCAGCGGCGGTGTCCAGCAGGTGCAGGCCACCGAAGGCTCGCCGGCGCTGATCCAGGTCGGGCAGAGCATACCGCTGACCACCAGCCAGACCGACAGTTACGGCTACCAGCAGAATTCCACGCAGTACCGCAACGTCACCCAGGGCTTCTATGTCACCGCCAGCGTTACCGGTGAGATCGTCCACCTGAGCATCAGCACCAATAATGACCGAGTCAACGCGAATCGTCAGGATGTAGTGGACGTTCAAAGCACCGACACAAATGTCAGCGGCAAGCTCGGCGAGTGGATAACCCTGGCGGGCGTCAACGAGCAAAGCCAGGCCAATCGCAACGGTCAAACCCGTCAATATTCCACGCAGGGCAGGAACGACATGACTTTGCGGGTCAAGGTCGATGCTGTCGACTGA
- the modC gene encoding molybdenum ABC transporter ATP-binding protein yields the protein MPDAIKARLQLKYPGFSLDLDLRLPGRGVSALFGPSGSGKTTVLRCLAGLVKAPQAYVQINGEVWQDSQAGVFVPPHKRPIGYVFQEASLFAHLSVRKNLEYGWQRISTAERRVQLQSACELLGISALLDRQPLHLSGGERQRVGIARALLTSPRLLLMDEPLAALDSQRKAEILPYLERLHDELDIPVVYVSHSHDEVARLADHLALIEGGKLLACGPVGETFARLDLPIALHDDAGVVVEGRVCSYDSQYQLLSLKLPNSSLQVKVAHAALPMAARLRFKVRARDISLSLTGDAASSILNRLPVTITALTPTDNAAHVMVGLDAAGTPLLARITRYSSDTLELKPGKVLWAQIKSVAVLA from the coding sequence GTGCCAGACGCCATCAAGGCCCGCCTGCAACTCAAGTACCCGGGTTTTTCCCTGGACCTGGACCTGCGCCTGCCCGGACGCGGCGTCAGCGCCCTGTTCGGCCCGTCGGGTTCGGGCAAGACCACCGTGTTGCGCTGCCTGGCCGGGCTGGTCAAGGCGCCCCAGGCCTACGTGCAAATCAACGGCGAGGTCTGGCAGGACTCCCAGGCTGGGGTGTTCGTGCCGCCGCACAAGCGCCCTATCGGCTATGTGTTTCAGGAAGCCAGCCTGTTCGCCCACCTCTCGGTGCGAAAGAATCTGGAATATGGCTGGCAGCGCATCAGTACCGCCGAGCGCCGCGTACAGCTGCAAAGCGCCTGCGAACTACTGGGCATCAGCGCCCTGCTCGACCGTCAGCCGCTGCACCTGTCGGGTGGCGAGCGTCAGCGGGTCGGCATCGCCCGCGCCCTGCTGACCAGCCCCCGCCTGCTGCTGATGGACGAACCGCTGGCCGCCCTAGACAGCCAGCGCAAGGCCGAAATCCTGCCATACCTTGAGCGGCTGCACGACGAACTGGATATCCCTGTCGTCTACGTCAGTCATTCCCATGACGAGGTAGCGCGGCTGGCCGATCACCTGGCGCTGATCGAGGGCGGCAAACTGCTGGCCTGCGGCCCGGTAGGCGAGACCTTCGCGCGCCTCGACCTGCCGATCGCCTTGCATGATGACGCCGGCGTGGTGGTCGAAGGCCGGGTGTGCAGCTACGACAGCCAATACCAACTGCTCAGCCTCAAGCTGCCCAACAGCAGCCTGCAGGTCAAGGTCGCCCATGCGGCCCTGCCGATGGCCGCCCGCCTGCGCTTCAAGGTGCGCGCCCGCGACATCAGCCTGAGCCTGACCGGCGATGCTGCCAGCAGCATCCTCAACCGCCTGCCGGTGACCATCACGGCGCTGACGCCAACCGATAACGCCGCACATGTCATGGTCGGCCTGGACGCCGCCGGCACGCCGCTGCTGGCGCGCATCACGCGTTACTCCTCGGACACCCTGGAATTGAAACCGGGCAAGGTGCTGTGGGCACAGATCAAGTCGGTGGCCGTGCTGGCTTGA
- the modB gene encoding molybdate ABC transporter permease subunit: protein MPLTASDLSAIWLTVKLATLTTAILLVIGTPIAWWLARSRSWLRGPIGAVVALPLVLPPTVIGFYLLLLLGPNGPIGHLTDALGLGRITFSFFGLVVGSVIYSMPFVVQPLQNAFSTIGDRPLEVAATLRASPWDCFFSVVVPLARPGFITAAILGFAHTVGEFGVVLMIGGNIPDKTRVVSVQIYDHVEAMEYLQAHWLAGAMLVFSFVVLLALHTSRSSRSAWS from the coding sequence ATGCCGCTGACGGCGAGCGACCTGTCGGCCATCTGGCTGACCGTCAAGCTGGCAACGCTCACCACCGCCATCCTCCTGGTGATCGGCACGCCGATCGCCTGGTGGCTGGCGCGCAGCCGTTCCTGGCTGCGCGGGCCGATCGGCGCGGTGGTGGCGCTGCCGCTGGTGCTGCCGCCTACGGTGATCGGCTTCTATCTATTGTTGCTGCTCGGCCCCAACGGGCCCATCGGCCATCTGACTGACGCATTGGGCCTGGGGCGGATCACCTTCAGCTTCTTCGGCCTGGTGGTCGGCTCGGTCATCTACTCGATGCCGTTCGTGGTGCAGCCGCTGCAGAATGCCTTCAGCACCATCGGCGACCGCCCGCTGGAAGTGGCCGCCACCCTGCGCGCCTCGCCGTGGGACTGCTTCTTCAGCGTGGTGGTGCCGCTGGCCCGCCCAGGCTTCATCACCGCCGCCATTCTTGGCTTCGCGCATACGGTAGGCGAGTTCGGCGTGGTGTTGATGATCGGCGGCAATATTCCCGACAAGACTCGCGTGGTTTCGGTGCAGATCTACGACCATGTCGAGGCCATGGAATACCTGCAGGCCCACTGGCTGGCTGGCGCCATGCTGGTGTTCTCCTTTGTCGTGCTGCTGGCGCTGCACACCAGCCGCAGCAGTCGCTCAGCCTGGAGTTGA
- the modA gene encoding molybdate ABC transporter substrate-binding protein — protein MKITAPLAALFAALALNTAWADEVQVAVAANFSAPVQAIATQFEKDTGHKLVASFGATGQFYTQIKNGAPFEVFLAADDSTPKKLEDEGDTVKGSRFTYAVGTLALWSAKEGYVDDKGAVLAKNQYQHLSIANPKAAPYGLAATQVLDKLKLSDTVKPKIVEGQNITQAYQFVSSGNAELGFVALSQIYKDGKLTSGSAWIVPANLHDAIRQDAVVLTKGKDNAAAKALMEYLKGPKAVAIIKSFGYEI, from the coding sequence ATGAAAATAACAGCACCGCTGGCCGCCCTGTTCGCTGCCCTCGCCCTCAACACCGCCTGGGCGGACGAAGTGCAAGTGGCCGTGGCGGCCAATTTCAGCGCGCCCGTGCAAGCCATCGCCACCCAGTTCGAGAAGGATACCGGGCACAAGTTGGTCGCCTCGTTCGGCGCCACCGGCCAGTTCTATACGCAGATCAAGAATGGGGCGCCTTTCGAAGTGTTCCTCGCGGCCGACGACAGCACGCCGAAGAAGCTTGAAGACGAGGGCGATACCGTCAAGGGTTCGCGTTTCACCTACGCGGTCGGCACCCTGGCGCTGTGGTCGGCCAAGGAAGGTTATGTCGACGACAAGGGCGCGGTACTGGCCAAGAACCAATACCAGCATCTATCCATCGCCAACCCCAAGGCCGCGCCCTACGGCCTGGCCGCCACTCAGGTACTGGACAAGCTCAAGCTGAGCGACACGGTCAAACCGAAGATCGTCGAGGGCCAGAATATTACCCAGGCCTATCAGTTCGTCTCCAGCGGCAACGCCGAACTGGGCTTCGTCGCCCTCTCGCAGATCTACAAGGACGGCAAGCTGACCAGTGGTTCGGCCTGGATCGTGCCGGCCAACCTGCATGACGCCATCCGCCAGGATGCGGTCGTGCTCACCAAGGGCAAGGACAACGCTGCCGCCAAGGCGCTGATGGAATACCTCAAGGGTCCGAAGGCCGTGGCGATCATCAAGTCGTTCGGCTACGAAATCTGA
- a CDS encoding dihydrofolate reductase family protein, whose translation MKPYIICHMMSSIDGHALTDGWDRAFKKNAGELYEKLAEQFKFDAWLCGRVTMQEIAHGEGYAKGLAQGPIPREHYFAERNADKYAISIDPHGKVEWKSNQALDSHVVQVLAEGVSDDYLAYLQSIQVSYVFGGKSEIDLGLVVELLARELGIERLCVEGGPLVSGSFVNAGLVDEVSVVILPLVDGRGAHPASFEVPEQAWQQPAYLSLVSAEVQDGGAVWLRYKKP comes from the coding sequence ATGAAGCCCTACATAATCTGCCACATGATGTCGTCCATCGACGGCCACGCCTTGACCGATGGCTGGGACCGCGCCTTCAAGAAAAATGCCGGCGAACTCTACGAGAAACTTGCCGAACAGTTCAAGTTCGACGCCTGGCTGTGCGGGCGTGTGACCATGCAGGAAATTGCCCACGGTGAAGGCTATGCCAAGGGCCTGGCGCAAGGGCCGATACCGCGTGAGCATTATTTTGCCGAACGCAATGCCGACAAATACGCGATTTCCATCGATCCCCACGGCAAGGTCGAATGGAAGAGCAACCAGGCGCTGGATTCCCATGTGGTGCAAGTGCTTGCCGAAGGCGTCAGTGATGACTACCTGGCCTATCTGCAATCTATTCAGGTGTCCTATGTGTTCGGCGGCAAGAGCGAGATCGATCTGGGGCTGGTGGTCGAGCTGCTGGCCCGCGAGCTGGGCATCGAGCGGCTCTGCGTCGAGGGTGGGCCGCTGGTCAGTGGCTCGTTCGTCAATGCCGGCCTGGTGGATGAAGTCAGCGTGGTCATACTGCCGTTGGTCGACGGTCGCGGTGCCCACCCGGCCTCGTTCGAGGTGCCCGAGCAGGCCTGGCAGCAGCCGGCCTATCTGAGCCTGGTGTCGGCCGAAGTCCAGGACGGTGGCGCGGTGTGGTTGCGTTACAAAAAACCATGA
- a CDS encoding DUF72 domain-containing protein: MQSSRYHIGISGWRYVPWRGDFYPAGLAQKNELPFAARAVNSIEINGSFYSLQTPEHYAQWYAATPKGFVFSVKGGRYITHMRRLKDIETPLANFFASGLFQLKEKLGPILWQFPPNFKFDAERFEHFLNLLPINMQQARGLAAQCEERLRKPGYLDIPARGKLRHAVEIRHESFAVPEFAQLLRRYNVALVKADTAGKWPYAEDLTADFVYIRLHGAEELYKSGYSEAAIERWRERIRCWADGGQVADAQLLDPRKGRAVKQRQVFCYFDNDVKVHAPYNARRLLELLGAAEGLTVTPGELGPFAAPTR; the protein is encoded by the coding sequence GTGCAGTCGAGTCGATACCACATAGGGATCTCCGGCTGGCGCTATGTGCCCTGGCGAGGTGATTTCTACCCCGCGGGCCTGGCGCAGAAGAACGAGCTGCCCTTTGCTGCGCGCGCCGTGAACAGTATCGAGATCAATGGGTCCTTCTATTCGCTGCAAACGCCGGAGCACTACGCGCAGTGGTATGCGGCGACACCCAAAGGCTTTGTCTTCAGCGTCAAGGGCGGTCGCTACATCACGCACATGCGGCGGTTGAAGGACATCGAAACACCGTTGGCCAACTTCTTCGCCTCCGGCCTGTTTCAACTCAAGGAGAAGCTGGGGCCGATACTCTGGCAGTTCCCGCCCAACTTCAAGTTCGACGCCGAGCGCTTCGAGCACTTCCTCAATCTGCTGCCGATAAACATGCAGCAAGCGCGCGGCCTGGCGGCGCAGTGCGAGGAGCGCCTGCGCAAGCCTGGGTATCTGGATATTCCCGCGCGCGGCAAACTGCGTCACGCGGTGGAAATACGCCATGAAAGTTTTGCCGTGCCCGAGTTTGCACAGCTGTTGCGTCGCTATAACGTGGCGCTGGTCAAGGCCGACACGGCCGGCAAGTGGCCCTATGCCGAGGACCTGACCGCAGACTTCGTGTATATCCGTTTGCACGGCGCCGAGGAGCTGTACAAGAGTGGCTACAGCGAAGCGGCCATCGAACGCTGGCGCGAGCGCATCCGGTGCTGGGCAGACGGTGGCCAGGTCGCCGATGCGCAGTTGCTCGACCCACGAAAGGGCCGGGCGGTCAAGCAGCGCCAGGTATTCTGCTACTTCGATAACGACGTCAAGGTGCATGCGCCCTACAACGCTCGCCGCCTGCTGGAGCTGCTTGGCGCTGCCGAGGGGTTGACCGTGACGCCGGGCGAGCTGGGGCCTTTCGCCGCGCCAACCCGCTGA
- a CDS encoding serine/threonine transporter, with translation MIDQAKSLDAAHVAPQASSSPWNRHDTTWMLGLFGTAIGAGTLFLPINAGLGGFWPLLVLAVLAFPMTYYAHRGLTRFVLSGSGGGDITDVVEEHFGRRIGALITLLYFFAIFPILLIYSVALTNTVGSFIEHQLGLQAPPRALLALVLILGLLAVVRCGERFIVKAMSLMVYPFIVALLLLALFLVPHWTGGILVTAHQAPQPMAFVRTLWLAIPVMVFSFNHSPIISAFAVAQKRRYGQQAERRSARILRGAHGLMVLMVLFFVFSCVLTLAPEQLAEAKSQNLSILSYLANHFSNPTIAFAAPLIAFVAIAKSFLGHYIGASEGLKGLVQKSGRRPSPKALDRGVAAFMLVVCWLVATLNPSILGMIETLGGPVIAALLFLMPMIAVRRVPAMARYAGQWSNVFVLVIGLISISALICSLLA, from the coding sequence ATGATTGACCAGGCCAAAAGCCTCGATGCGGCTCACGTGGCGCCACAAGCGTCGAGCTCCCCTTGGAACCGTCACGACACCACCTGGATGCTCGGCCTGTTCGGCACGGCGATCGGTGCCGGTACCCTGTTCCTGCCGATCAATGCCGGCCTTGGTGGCTTCTGGCCGCTGCTGGTACTGGCCGTGCTGGCGTTTCCGATGACCTATTACGCCCACCGCGGACTGACTCGGTTCGTGCTGTCAGGCAGCGGCGGTGGCGATATCACCGATGTGGTCGAAGAGCACTTCGGGCGTCGAATTGGCGCGCTGATCACGCTGCTGTACTTCTTCGCGATCTTTCCCATCCTGCTCATCTACAGCGTGGCCCTGACCAACACCGTCGGCAGCTTCATCGAACACCAGTTGGGCTTGCAGGCGCCGCCGCGGGCCCTGCTGGCACTGGTGCTGATTCTCGGCCTGCTGGCCGTGGTGCGCTGTGGCGAGCGCTTCATCGTCAAGGCCATGAGCCTGATGGTTTATCCGTTCATCGTGGCCCTGCTCCTGCTGGCGCTGTTCCTGGTGCCGCACTGGACCGGTGGCATCCTCGTCACCGCCCATCAGGCCCCGCAACCCATGGCGTTCGTGCGCACGCTGTGGCTGGCGATCCCGGTCATGGTGTTCTCGTTCAATCACTCGCCGATCATCTCGGCGTTCGCCGTGGCGCAGAAACGCCGCTATGGCCAGCAGGCCGAGCGGCGTAGCGCTCGGATACTGCGCGGCGCACATGGTTTGATGGTGCTGATGGTGCTGTTCTTCGTGTTCAGTTGCGTGCTGACCCTGGCCCCGGAGCAACTGGCCGAGGCCAAGTCGCAGAACCTGTCGATCCTGTCTTACCTGGCCAACCATTTCAGCAACCCGACCATCGCCTTCGCCGCGCCGCTGATCGCCTTCGTGGCGATCGCCAAGTCGTTCCTCGGCCATTACATCGGCGCCAGCGAAGGCCTCAAGGGTTTGGTGCAGAAGAGCGGTCGACGGCCGAGCCCCAAGGCGCTGGACCGGGGAGTGGCCGCGTTCATGCTGGTCGTGTGCTGGCTGGTGGCGACTCTCAACCCGAGCATTCTGGGCATGATCGAGACCCTGGGTGGCCCGGTGATCGCCGCGCTGCTGTTCCTGATGCCCATGATTGCCGTGCGCCGGGTGCCGGCCATGGCTCGCTATGCAGGGCAGTGGTCCAATGTCTTCGTGCTGGTGATCGGTCTGATATCGATCTCGGCGCTGATCTGCTCGTTGCTGGCGTAG
- a CDS encoding nucleoside 2-deoxyribosyltransferase, whose protein sequence is MPQIYLAGFDVFRRDAIEQGARLKQLCQRHGLQGLYPMDNQLPAGLVGQAAARRIYQDNLRMIADCDAVLANLEVFRGLEPDSGTAFEVGMAAALGKPVWGYFSPVADLRALHGAHRPSVDSLGFVIEDFGLPRNLMLACSWAGYSATAEEGVQALAGLLADRQS, encoded by the coding sequence ATGCCGCAGATCTACCTCGCCGGTTTCGATGTATTTCGCCGCGACGCCATCGAACAGGGCGCCCGGCTCAAGCAGTTGTGCCAGCGCCATGGCCTGCAGGGCCTGTATCCCATGGACAATCAACTGCCTGCCGGCCTGGTCGGCCAGGCCGCAGCCCGGCGCATCTACCAGGACAACCTGCGCATGATCGCCGATTGCGATGCCGTGCTGGCCAACCTTGAGGTGTTCCGTGGCCTTGAGCCCGATTCCGGTACCGCTTTTGAAGTTGGCATGGCCGCTGCCCTGGGCAAACCGGTGTGGGGCTATTTCTCGCCGGTGGCCGACCTGCGCGCGTTGCACGGCGCCCACCGGCCGAGCGTCGACAGCCTGGGCTTTGTCATCGAGGATTTCGGCCTGCCGCGTAATCTCATGCTGGCCTGCAGCTGGGCAGGTTACAGTGCCACGGCGGAGGAGGGGGTGCAGGCGTTGGCAGGTTTACTCGCTGACCGACAAAGTTGA